Within Scomber japonicus isolate fScoJap1 chromosome 18, fScoJap1.pri, whole genome shotgun sequence, the genomic segment attcattagttttagctatatattttaaacactatAAACATAACCTTTAGATAACTGTCCTTTTTAGGTGTTACAAGTGAAAAATACTgtaatttctatttttattgaaCTACCCTGCAATTTTTCCACATAGCCCCTAACTACAGACCCCTGGATAGTAATCAGTGAGATAATGATGGAcagttaaacattaaaactacattaacAGCAGTAATTACTTTAATGCTGGCACACATAAAATGGACAAAGTATGTCTTTTGTAATGAAATTGAACTCGTGGTAGctccagtcacacacacacacacacacacacacacacacacacacacctgaaaggCTTCCAGAGAGCGCAGCGTCCAGCGTGGACACCTGGAAGAGTCTGAGAGCCTCGTCAATCTCTTCCTCTCCAGCTACGGCCTGCAGCTTCATCTTGGCCAGAGACTCTGAGATACGCACCACGGCCTCCAGctgcctgaaaacacacaaacaccaaggATTATTAGAGAGGAAAAGATACACGTTGATTACTGATGTGTagaagaaaaagtaaaagaaagcaCGTTATAATACCTGACAGTGATGGGGATCGAGGGTTTTTTGTCAGACTCTCTTTCGTGCTCTCTGGCTCCGCTCCTCATCACCACGTATCTGTTTTTCAGCTTCTCGGCAGCAGCGGCGGAGAGGCGGGGGCCGCACTTACTGCAAGTCAAACATTCAGAGAGGGTCTTAATGAGGGAAGCACACGCAGTCAGTCAAATGAGGATGAATTTAGCTTGTGTGCCGTTACAAAGAAAATGTGGAAGACTCACGCTCTGGAATAGGCGATGTATTTCTTAAATGTGGCCAGTGGAATCTCGCCCTCGACGCCTTCGGTCTGCGTCTGAGCGCTCAGGTGAACATTCATCACGTGGCGAGCCAGCgtctacaaacacacaggtaTTAAACATTTGATTTCATTATGTGTTCATGCTGCTTTTTGAAGATTCAAAAGCAGCAAATGTCCATGGGTCACACGTGTGCGTCCTTTACCATGTCTCTCTGCTGGTCGTGCTGGTCTttgatgatgaagatcatgtCAAAACGGGACAAGATGGTGGGCATGAAGTCGATGTTGTCTTCCCCCTTTGTGTCATCCCAGCGGCCGAACACGGAGTTGGCAGCGGCCAGGACTGAGCAGCGAGAGTTCAGTGTAGTGGTGATGCCGGCCTGGAGAGAGTCAGCGTGTTAGTTTGCATGTCAGAGTAAGCAAACCAAGCTttttaaagtcacatttgaAACAGGCGTTACCTTGGCGATGGAGATAGTCTGTTGCTCCATGGCTTCGTGGATGGCCACTCTGTCGTCTTCTCTCATCTGAAGAACACATTtaacgtttttttttaatctcagggCAGTGACGAGGTTAAATACACAACTTCCTGCTTCTCGAAGCTCTTCTTACCTTGTCAAACTCGTCGATGCACACGACTCCTCCGTCAGCCAGCACCATGGCTCCTCCCTCCATGATGAACCCACGGGTGTTAGGGTCCCTCAACACAGAGGCAGTCAGACCAGCAGCACTGCTTCCCTTTCCTGAGGTATAAACCTAACGGCACAAGCATCACACCATAAATGATGAGGTCCAGTCCAGATATGATAAAAATGGAACTTCAATTATGCGTTTTTTAGAGCTACAATGATTCTCCAATCTGTAGACAATTCATCTGTACCTACTTTTATAATCTTATAATCATTTATGTaatttttcaagttttaaaGCCAACTATCCTATACTTCATAGACATTTTTTCCACTTTCCCAGAGTCAGAAACTAATAAATACCTTCAGTCTCAATTGTGAAGTTTCTAcagcagaggtgtccaaactattctaGAAAGGTCCataatgtggctgcaggttttatattccaaccaatcaggagcacaccaggtttgactcatttaatcagctgatctcagtcttcagacagatAGTCGATTGGTTGAATCATGTGCTTTTGATTGGTTGGAAAATAGTCTCTTCTATGCgatcaaataacataattcCATAGAAATCAAGGAATTGAGCAAAACTAAGGGAGTAAACTTTTTTCTAAGTGTCTGATGGGAAGCAAAAATGATTCATCTATACACATCTATTCATCTATATCTAAAATCAAGAAACTAATCTGGATGAATTGATAGTGAGAGGTGATAATGcagctctatttttttttttttatatgaaagCTCAGGTGAACGGATAATTACCCCGATAGGTGAACACCTCTCCACAAACTTGAGCAGCTGAGACTTGGCTGTACCAGGATCTCCCAGCATCAGCAGGTTGATGTCCCCCCTGCGTGTGAGACCATCAGGCAGCCTGGAGAACAAGGAAGTGAAAGCATTAAATAACACGCGCGGGAAAAGATTTACAGTTACTGATTTGGAGCGTTGATTTTTTTCCCCGGTAGCCTCACCTCTTCCTCGAACCTCCGAACAACAGACAGGTGATGGCCTTCTTTAGATCGTCGCTGCCGTAGATGGAGGGAGCGACGGAGCGTGCCAGAGAGCCGTAGATATTTGGAGAAGCAGCCAGcgctctcagctcctcctcttcctgtggAGAGACTGATCCAGTAGCACCACGACCTGGAAGAGacgaagaaaagagaaaacatctTATCAGGGCCTTTAATTCTCTTACTACATGCTACAATCATATTTATCAACACACGAGCAATGAAACGTAGAAATTCCTCTTTACCTGCTCCTTCTGTGTCAATCTGGATGCCCACCACTCTCAGGTAAGATGCACGGATGCCCACGCCGGCGCTCTTCTCATTGCCTCTAGCCTTTACAGCAGCCATCTTCTTGATGGAGTAGATTCCCATGATGGTCACTCTGTTCCCTGGCACCACCCGGTCACACAGGTacctgagaggaggaggagagatgcaGAGTTAGCAGTGAAATAACTGAATATAGAGATCAAATATAACATTTCCCTGAGAATGTGTCCCTCACCTGTCACAGTAGAGCTGGAGGTGACGGGGCATTTCTCCATGTGGCACAGCATCCGGAGACTCCTGCAGGCGGAGCGTCTGGAAGTCGACGCAAGCGCAACGGTCCGGGATGATGAAGTAGGGATCAATGGGACACTTCACTCTTCCGGGATTAtcactgataaaaaaagaagagaacatTTGTTGGATGTAATAAAAACCTATAACGAACAATATTTGCATCCCTAAACTTTCAAATTGCCTGTGTGATAAGTTTAAATGGTGATTTTTACATATAGGTATCTTCAGTCATTCTTATTGTGTCACTGCTTTGGACGGTCATACTCACGAGTTGCACTTGCGTGGCAGAGCGTAGCCCTGCAGGCCTGGAGGCAGAGGGATGTTGTTGATGATGGTGCGACAGTTACGACACTGCAGACACACCCTGGTGGCCTTCGCACGCACCGCCGTGGCTGAGATGACGATGCCGTGAACCTTCACCAGGCGGGACACCTGCTCGGACTATGCGAGgagagaaatgacaaaaaatgtgatCAGATCTGCAGCGATAACTAACTATATATATGAGACACAAAAAGGTTGTGTAGGTATGTTTTACCTTGAGGGAGCGGATGGAAGCCTGATGAGCGTCACTCTTCAGCATCACCTGGATGTCCTGCACCGTCTCCTCTCCAGCAGGACGGGGGCGGGTCACCTCGTCCGCTACCTCCTTTGCGGCTTCCTCCAGCTGGAGATCAGATTGGAAAGATTAGAGCATTTAAGACACACTGGACATAGAGAGATTTCATGGCAGTACTAGTCAAAGAATGGACCGCACTGATGACCCACCAGTGGCAGATTCTCTGTAGGCAGCTTGtaaagacagtcagacagatCCTCGTCAAAGCTGGCGAGGTCCTccatctccacctccacccAGTATTCCCCCAGGGTGTAGTGTCTCTTCAGGTCATCTctaaaaattgtaaaaacaaaaacaagcatgtCACTTAACAAAAATACATCTAATGCTAATAGACTGACAAAGATTTGGATGGTGCCACTGCATGCTTATTTAAGTATCATCACATTAATCCAAGCGAGTAAAAACAAACCATCATACACATGTTAATTAGACAACACTGCCCATGATGACAAATGATCTAATTACTACTGTTTGTAGCAGCAGAAGCAAAAATATGCTATAACTTTTAGTCTAGTGTGCATTGGGGGCTGGacactacatttcccataatgcaacacaatgTAGTTTTTCCTCTGAGCCTTCTCcatgctccttttttttcaagCTCCATACTTTCAGTCATTCTCTTAATACTTCTCAAACCCAAACTGAGATGACCTTCATGACATCTTCATGGTTACATTCAGATTTATTAATATTTCCCTCCAGTGCTACAGAAGGCATTATAACACTATACAGTAGTCCTCATCACAAGTTAATTAAACTTCAAGTGTAAGTTAACTCACTGGCAGTCAAGTTATATAtgcatcttttttgtttttagttaatgagccccccccctcccccacctaaCCCCCTCTTCACTccaatcattttcatacagtcCCTAATTTTGACAACCCTTTTAAAGTTCGTTTACACGTGCAGTCCGTTAAAGTCACCTGTATTTGTATGTGAAGCCGGTGCGGTCGGTCCCCACTCTGAACTGCCGGAGGAACTCACGGAACCGTTTCTTGATATGGGTCCTCTTCTGTCCCCCTTCATCCAGGCCGGGTCCCTCTCCTCCGAAGTTGTCACTATAATACACTCCCGCGTCGTCAAAGCCAGAC encodes:
- the mcm5 gene encoding DNA replication licensing factor MCM5 gives rise to the protein MSGFDDAGVYYSDNFGGEGPGLDEGGQKRTHIKKRFREFLRQFRVGTDRTGFTYKYRDDLKRHYTLGEYWVEVEMEDLASFDEDLSDCLYKLPTENLPLLEEAAKEVADEVTRPRPAGEETVQDIQVMLKSDAHQASIRSLKSEQVSRLVKVHGIVISATAVRAKATRVCLQCRNCRTIINNIPLPPGLQGYALPRKCNSDNPGRVKCPIDPYFIIPDRCACVDFQTLRLQESPDAVPHGEMPRHLQLYCDRYLCDRVVPGNRVTIMGIYSIKKMAAVKARGNEKSAGVGIRASYLRVVGIQIDTEGAGRGATGSVSPQEEEELRALAASPNIYGSLARSVAPSIYGSDDLKKAITCLLFGGSRKRLPDGLTRRGDINLLMLGDPGTAKSQLLKFVERCSPIGVYTSGKGSSAAGLTASVLRDPNTRGFIMEGGAMVLADGGVVCIDEFDKMREDDRVAIHEAMEQQTISIAKAGITTTLNSRCSVLAAANSVFGRWDDTKGEDNIDFMPTILSRFDMIFIIKDQHDQQRDMTLARHVMNVHLSAQTQTEGVEGEIPLATFKKYIAYSRAKCGPRLSAAAAEKLKNRYVVMRSGAREHERESDKKPSIPITVRQLEAVVRISESLAKMKLQAVAGEEEIDEALRLFQVSTLDAALSGSLSGVEGFTSQEDQEMVSRVEKQLKRRFAIGSQVSEHSIVQDFTKQKYPEHAIYKVLHLMLRRGELQHRMQRKVLYRVK